A single Planctomycetia bacterium DNA region contains:
- the rpiB gene encoding ribose 5-phosphate isomerase B codes for MRIAVGSDHRGFDVKKRILDLLRSLNHEAIDAGPMTCEAVDYPDIAGAVASMVADGSVERGVLICGTGIGMAIAANKYAGVRAAPCHDDLTAEMSRRHNDLNVLCLSADLLGEKLIDRMVELWMNTPFDGGRHTRRIEKIAEQEKRRTGG; via the coding sequence ATGCGAATCGCCGTCGGTAGCGACCATCGTGGATTCGACGTTAAGAAACGGATCCTCGATCTGTTGCGCTCGTTGAACCACGAAGCGATCGACGCGGGCCCGATGACGTGCGAGGCGGTCGACTATCCGGACATCGCCGGTGCGGTGGCGTCGATGGTAGCCGACGGTTCCGTCGAGCGCGGGGTTTTGATTTGCGGCACCGGCATCGGCATGGCGATCGCCGCGAATAAATACGCCGGGGTTCGGGCCGCACCGTGCCACGACGACCTTACGGCCGAGATGAGCCGGCGGCATAACGACTTGAACGTGCTATGCCTTTCCGCCGATCTGCTCGGCGAGAAGCTGATCGACCGCATGGTCGAACTTTGGATGAACACGCCGTTCGACGGCGGACGGCACACGCGCCGGATCGAGAAGATCGCGGAACAAGAGAAGCGGCGCACCGGCGGCTGA
- a CDS encoding P-II family nitrogen regulator produces MKKVEAVIRHFKLEAVKNALSEKGIKGMTVTEVRGFGRQKGHTETYRGAEYAVDFIPKVKLEVVVHNEDLQKVIDTIVNTARTGQVGDGKIFVSELANIIRIRTGEQADSAI; encoded by the coding sequence ATGAAGAAGGTAGAAGCCGTCATTCGCCATTTCAAACTCGAAGCAGTGAAGAACGCCTTGAGCGAGAAGGGGATCAAGGGAATGACCGTGACGGAAGTTCGCGGTTTCGGCCGGCAGAAGGGGCACACCGAAACGTACCGAGGTGCCGAGTACGCCGTCGATTTCATTCCGAAAGTGAAGCTCGAAGTCGTCGTGCATAACGAAGACCTCCAGAAGGTGATCGACACGATCGTCAACACGGCCCGCACCGGCCAAGTCGGCGACGGGAAGATCTTCGTCAGCGAACTGGCGAACATCATCCGCATCCGCACCGGCGAACAAGCCGACTCGGCCATCTAA
- a CDS encoding sigma-54 dependent transcriptional regulator, translated as MASARLFIFDADRARAAAYETALANLEPTELVVEADLKRARALLTTESFDGAILAVATEQGSELELLTAARSLDPAFAAVVVCRKPTAENAVAALKLGVVEYLTEPVDGSSLSDEQLAGAVERMLRSRRIGAENALLRRQVERPYVFDDMIGTCPAMRKVFDVIAQVADSGVDCLIHGETGTGKELVARSIHTRSRRAEKPFVPVDCGAIPENLLESEFFGHERGAYTGADRREIGLLEFADGGTFFLDELGELPLLLQAKLLRTLQERRIRRVGGRAEIPVDLRIVAATARKLEEMVDEGKFRRDLYYRINVVRIELPPLRNRGDDLGLLAERFAAKYSREMGRTIHGISPEAYQVMSQYAWPGNVRELQNVVRRAIALSTDTLLGPDDLPDALVA; from the coding sequence ATGGCTTCGGCCCGACTCTTCATCTTCGACGCCGATCGTGCGCGCGCCGCGGCGTATGAGACGGCGCTGGCGAACTTGGAACCGACCGAGTTGGTCGTCGAGGCCGATCTCAAACGAGCCCGCGCTTTACTGACGACCGAGTCGTTCGACGGCGCGATTCTCGCCGTCGCCACCGAGCAGGGCTCGGAGCTCGAATTGCTTACCGCGGCGCGCAGCCTCGATCCGGCCTTCGCGGCCGTCGTCGTCTGTCGCAAGCCGACCGCCGAAAATGCGGTCGCGGCGTTGAAGCTCGGCGTCGTCGAATATCTGACCGAGCCCGTCGACGGTTCTTCTTTAAGCGATGAACAGTTGGCCGGGGCGGTCGAGCGCATGTTGCGCTCGCGCCGGATCGGCGCCGAAAACGCTTTGCTCCGCCGGCAAGTCGAACGCCCTTATGTGTTCGACGATATGATCGGCACCTGTCCTGCGATGCGGAAGGTGTTCGACGTCATTGCGCAAGTCGCCGACTCGGGAGTCGATTGTCTCATCCACGGCGAGACCGGCACCGGCAAGGAGCTCGTGGCCCGCAGCATTCACACGCGCAGCCGCCGCGCGGAGAAGCCGTTCGTGCCGGTCGATTGCGGCGCGATTCCCGAGAACTTGCTCGAAAGCGAATTCTTCGGGCACGAGCGCGGCGCGTATACCGGTGCCGATCGGCGCGAGATCGGCTTGCTCGAGTTCGCCGACGGCGGAACTTTTTTCCTCGACGAACTCGGCGAGTTGCCGCTGCTGCTGCAAGCCAAACTGCTGCGCACTCTGCAAGAGCGGCGCATTCGTCGGGTCGGCGGTCGGGCCGAGATTCCGGTCGACTTGCGCATCGTCGCCGCGACGGCACGCAAACTCGAAGAGATGGTCGACGAAGGAAAATTTCGTCGCGACTTGTACTACCGCATCAATGTCGTCCGCATCGAGCTGCCGCCGCTCCGTAATCGGGGGGACGATCTCGGGCTGCTCGCCGAGCGCTTCGCCGCGAAGTATAGCCGCGAGATGGGGCGCACGATCCACGGGATCTCGCCCGAAGCCTATCAGGTGATGTCGCAATATGCGTGGCCGGGGAATGTGCGGGAGTTGCAGAACGTCGTCCGCCGCGCGATCGCGCTCTCGACCGATACGCTGCTCGGCCCCGACGACTTGCCCGACGCTCTCGTCGCCTAA